Proteins from a genomic interval of Schaalia odontolytica:
- a CDS encoding cation:proton antiporter: MSLPPSLPAASGGVGHGLVATSATSGTEGAIVSLFLIAAAAAIAPLLSSLTRKRVPDVVWLLILGVIIGPNVLGLASLTEPISVFREVGMGMLFLIAGTEIDVEEVRGRAGRRSLLTWLVCFGIGMAVSWAAVAASGTTGVATATYIALAIALTSTALGTLLPILMEAGVMGTTIGKAVLVHGAVGELAPIIAMSLLLSARSPWAAAIVLLVFALAALLAVAIPTRFILRHPAIGRTILHGAQTSQKTLMRVVMVVLTGLMALSAVMELDMVLGAFAAGIIVRALAPGNFTMVEGELRTLGFSFLIPLFFVTSGMTISLSAVAGYPFLLVAFVGAILVVRGVPIVLLERFHGSIERVGWTDATRIGLYGATGLPIIVAVTELGVSTGVLPSWFASLLVVAGAMSVLLFPLLAFLLGRAGGKAR, encoded by the coding sequence ATGAGCCTGCCACCGTCTCTGCCCGCCGCAAGCGGGGGAGTGGGCCACGGCCTCGTCGCGACGTCGGCAACGAGTGGCACCGAGGGAGCCATCGTCTCCCTCTTCCTGATCGCCGCAGCTGCGGCCATCGCCCCACTGCTGTCCTCGCTCACGCGCAAGCGCGTGCCCGACGTCGTCTGGCTGCTTATCCTTGGCGTCATTATCGGGCCGAACGTTCTGGGACTCGCATCCCTGACCGAGCCAATCTCCGTGTTCCGCGAGGTCGGCATGGGCATGCTCTTCCTCATCGCGGGCACCGAGATCGATGTCGAAGAGGTGCGCGGCCGGGCGGGCAGGCGCTCGCTGCTCACGTGGCTCGTGTGCTTCGGTATCGGCATGGCCGTCTCCTGGGCGGCGGTGGCCGCGTCGGGTACGACGGGGGTCGCCACCGCGACGTACATTGCCCTGGCCATCGCGCTGACCTCGACGGCGCTGGGCACGCTGCTGCCCATCCTCATGGAGGCCGGCGTCATGGGGACGACGATCGGCAAGGCCGTCCTCGTCCACGGCGCGGTCGGCGAGCTCGCGCCCATCATCGCCATGTCGCTGCTATTGTCGGCGCGTAGCCCCTGGGCCGCGGCGATCGTTCTGCTGGTATTCGCGCTTGCCGCGCTCCTTGCGGTCGCTATCCCGACGCGCTTCATCCTCAGGCATCCCGCGATCGGGCGGACGATCCTGCACGGGGCGCAGACCTCGCAAAAGACGCTCATGCGCGTCGTGATGGTGGTCCTCACCGGCCTCATGGCGCTGTCCGCGGTCATGGAACTGGACATGGTACTTGGTGCATTTGCGGCCGGCATCATTGTGCGCGCGCTGGCACCCGGCAACTTCACGATGGTCGAGGGCGAGCTGCGCACCCTCGGCTTCTCCTTCCTCATCCCGCTGTTTTTCGTCACCTCGGGTATGACCATCTCACTGAGCGCGGTCGCGGGCTACCCCTTCCTGCTCGTCGCCTTCGTCGGCGCGATCCTCGTGGTGCGCGGCGTGCCCATCGTTCTTCTGGAACGCTTCCACGGGTCGATCGAGCGCGTCGGCTGGACGGATGCCACACGCATCGGCCTGTATGGTGCGACCGGCCTGCCGATCATCGTTGCCGTCACCGAGCTGGGCGTATCGACGGGTGTCCTGCCTTCGTGGTTCGCCTCCCTGCTCGTCGTCGCGGGCGCGATGTCCGTGCTGCTCTTCCCGCTGCTCGCCTTCCTGCTGGGGCGTGCTGGTGGAAAGGCGCGCTAA
- a CDS encoding methylenetetrahydrofolate reductase, whose product MPYTDDTYACPCTHDHEPTLLSFEVMPPRKPSLEAPFWKTVDSLLDVRPDFMSVTYGAGGKDRSNARSTVHRLVADTPIQPIAHLTCVGNSTDEVVSAVYDYLDSGVRTFLALRGDPPAGENGWEPGPGGVASATELIHLIRTVEKRRCDAHPGEALRSAFKPLTIAVAAFPAGNPAAGTTPAQEVERLLVKQAAGASFAITQLFWDPDVYASFVERARRAGVTLPIVPGILPATDPARLRRVQDLTGIEVPEHILAALSDRSDQEARYAFGAAFGSRLFHDVIDAGAPGVHLYTFNQARPVLDILALVGVGADPDRFPASPPDTRA is encoded by the coding sequence GTGCCCTACACAGACGACACCTACGCGTGCCCCTGCACCCACGATCACGAACCCACCCTTCTCTCCTTCGAGGTGATGCCCCCGCGCAAGCCCTCGCTGGAAGCCCCCTTCTGGAAGACCGTCGATTCCCTGCTCGACGTGCGGCCCGACTTCATGTCCGTCACCTACGGGGCGGGTGGAAAAGACCGGTCGAATGCGCGCTCGACCGTCCACCGTCTCGTCGCAGACACCCCGATTCAACCCATCGCCCACCTGACCTGCGTCGGTAACTCCACCGACGAGGTCGTTTCCGCCGTCTACGACTACCTCGACTCGGGCGTGCGCACCTTCCTCGCCCTGCGCGGAGACCCGCCGGCCGGGGAGAACGGCTGGGAGCCCGGTCCCGGCGGCGTCGCCAGCGCAACGGAGCTCATCCACCTGATCCGAACCGTCGAGAAGCGCCGCTGTGACGCACACCCGGGCGAAGCCCTGCGCTCAGCCTTCAAGCCCCTCACCATCGCCGTGGCAGCGTTCCCGGCGGGAAACCCGGCGGCGGGAACGACGCCCGCACAGGAAGTGGAACGCCTCCTCGTCAAACAGGCTGCGGGCGCATCCTTCGCCATCACCCAACTTTTCTGGGATCCGGACGTCTACGCATCCTTCGTGGAGCGCGCCCGCCGGGCGGGAGTCACCCTGCCGATCGTACCCGGCATCCTGCCCGCCACCGACCCGGCTCGCCTACGTAGAGTCCAGGACCTCACGGGCATCGAGGTCCCCGAGCACATCCTCGCCGCCCTTTCCGACCGCAGTGACCAGGAGGCCCGGTACGCCTTCGGTGCCGCGTTTGGCTCCCGCCTCTTCCACGACGTTATCGACGCGGGAGCTCCCGGCGTCCACCTCTACACCTTCAACCAGGCCAGGCCCGTCCTCGACATCCTCGCCCTCGTGGGAGTGGGGGCCGACCCCGATCGGTTCCCGGCCTCGCCTCCCGATACCCGCGCCTGA
- the metE gene encoding 5-methyltetrahydropteroyltriglutamate--homocysteine S-methyltransferase — MSAAPAQFPTATILAYPRIGRERQLKRALEARWAGRITDAELTRAADELRRENLARLVELGLGATDASLADAPSLYDHVLDATILLGAIPPRFAGRKGLDLYFALARGDDQVGPEEMTKWFDTNYHYLVPEIGPDTPLHFADDTLTRRFVTAREWGYVTRPVVVGPVTYLALAKADPATPDFDPLSRIDEAVAAYAQALASLHAAGAPWVQLDEPALTSDNLSRPRAELAELAARVYERLAAQQDRPQILLTTPYGDASDAIGACAATGVEAIHVDTLRGSLPQGADLSGVNLVVGAVDARYIWRADLAALRATLARAQQLGAARVSVATSNSLQHVPHDTALETWDDPTLNENLHAWLAFADQKVTEVVTLASGLREGWDAIDSEVAEATRVLEQRAAAPGVVRPDVRARTQALTDADRTREPYLEREAAQAQRLHLPPLPTTTIGSFPQTTEIRRARAANARGELSDADYEARMREEIASVVSLQEELGLDVLVHGEAERNDMVQYFAELLDGFAATRNGWVQSYGSRCTRPSILWGDVSRPAPMTVGWTSYAQSLTDKPVKGMLTGPVTIIAWSFPRNDLPLAEVADQIGLALRDEVSDLEAAGIAAIQVDEPALRELLPLDVDRHADYLAWSVGSFRLATSSVRPDTQIHTHLCYSEFGQIIDAIKALDADVTSIEAARSKMEVVPELADAGFDHGIGPGVWDIHAPRVPGVEELAELIGLAADAVPVSRLWVNPDCGLKTRGYEETKASLDNLVSATRQVRAQRGLES; from the coding sequence ATGTCTGCTGCCCCCGCGCAGTTTCCCACCGCCACGATCCTGGCCTACCCGCGTATCGGCCGCGAGCGTCAGCTCAAGCGTGCCCTCGAGGCGCGCTGGGCCGGACGCATCACCGATGCCGAGCTGACCCGGGCCGCCGACGAGCTGCGTCGGGAGAACCTGGCACGCCTGGTCGAGCTCGGTCTGGGCGCGACGGACGCCTCGCTGGCCGACGCACCCTCCCTCTACGACCACGTCCTGGACGCGACCATTCTCCTGGGCGCGATCCCGCCGCGCTTCGCAGGACGGAAAGGTCTCGACCTTTACTTCGCGCTCGCGCGCGGCGACGACCAGGTGGGTCCCGAAGAGATGACGAAGTGGTTCGACACGAACTACCACTACCTGGTCCCCGAGATTGGCCCCGACACCCCCCTGCACTTCGCGGACGACACTCTCACCCGTCGATTCGTGACCGCCCGTGAATGGGGATACGTGACCCGTCCCGTCGTGGTTGGGCCGGTCACCTACCTTGCGCTGGCCAAGGCGGACCCTGCCACCCCCGATTTCGATCCGCTCTCGCGCATCGACGAGGCCGTGGCCGCGTACGCGCAGGCGCTGGCCTCCCTGCACGCCGCGGGAGCCCCGTGGGTCCAGCTTGACGAGCCGGCCCTGACATCGGACAACCTGTCGCGTCCCCGCGCCGAGCTGGCCGAGCTGGCGGCGCGCGTCTACGAACGCCTGGCGGCCCAGCAGGATCGACCCCAGATCCTGCTCACGACCCCCTACGGCGACGCCTCCGACGCGATCGGCGCGTGTGCCGCCACCGGCGTGGAGGCCATTCACGTGGACACCCTGCGTGGCTCCCTGCCGCAAGGCGCGGACCTGTCGGGCGTGAACCTGGTCGTGGGCGCGGTCGACGCGCGCTACATCTGGCGGGCCGACCTGGCCGCCCTGCGCGCCACCCTGGCGCGCGCGCAGCAGCTTGGGGCTGCGCGGGTCAGCGTCGCCACCTCCAACTCCCTGCAGCATGTCCCTCACGACACCGCCCTTGAGACGTGGGACGATCCCACGCTCAACGAAAACCTTCACGCGTGGCTGGCCTTCGCTGACCAGAAGGTCACCGAGGTTGTCACGCTGGCTTCCGGCCTGCGCGAGGGCTGGGACGCTATCGATAGCGAGGTCGCCGAGGCGACGCGCGTCCTCGAGCAGCGGGCCGCCGCCCCCGGAGTGGTGCGCCCCGACGTCCGCGCGCGTACGCAGGCGCTGACCGACGCCGATCGCACGCGCGAACCCTACCTGGAGCGCGAGGCCGCACAGGCCCAGCGGCTGCACCTGCCGCCCCTGCCGACCACGACGATCGGTTCCTTCCCGCAGACAACCGAGATTCGCCGCGCTCGCGCCGCCAACGCGCGCGGGGAACTGAGCGACGCCGACTACGAGGCGCGCATGCGCGAAGAGATCGCCTCCGTCGTGTCTCTCCAGGAGGAACTGGGCCTTGACGTCCTCGTTCACGGCGAGGCCGAGCGCAACGACATGGTCCAGTACTTCGCGGAGCTCCTGGACGGCTTTGCCGCCACGCGCAACGGCTGGGTCCAGTCCTACGGATCGCGATGCACGCGCCCCTCGATCCTGTGGGGCGACGTGTCTCGACCGGCTCCCATGACGGTCGGCTGGACCAGCTACGCCCAGTCGCTGACCGACAAACCCGTCAAGGGAATGCTCACCGGTCCCGTCACGATCATCGCCTGGTCCTTCCCGCGCAACGACCTGCCCCTGGCCGAGGTAGCCGACCAGATTGGCTTGGCGCTGCGCGACGAGGTCAGTGACCTCGAGGCCGCGGGAATCGCCGCCATCCAGGTCGACGAACCGGCGCTGCGCGAGCTGCTGCCTCTCGACGTCGACCGGCACGCCGACTATCTGGCCTGGTCCGTGGGTTCCTTCCGCCTGGCGACCTCCTCGGTGCGCCCCGATACCCAGATCCACACCCACCTGTGCTACTCCGAGTTTGGCCAGATCATCGACGCCATCAAGGCCCTGGATGCCGATGTCACGTCGATTGAAGCGGCGCGTTCGAAGATGGAGGTCGTGCCCGAGCTTGCGGACGCTGGCTTCGACCACGGGATCGGCCCCGGCGTCTGGGATATCCACGCTCCCCGCGTTCCCGGTGTCGAGGAGCTGGCCGAGCTGATTGGCCTGGCCGCCGACGCGGTGCCCGTCTCGCGCCTGTGGGTCAATCCGGACTGCGGCCTGAAGACCCGGGGCTATGAGGAAACGAAGGCGTCGCTGGACAACCTTGTCTCCGCTACTCGGCAAGTGCGTGCCCAGCGCGGCCTGGAGAGCTGA
- a CDS encoding winged helix-turn-helix domain-containing protein, with protein MTLVNTPDTSAASTDAPTSYEDFLDVLAGLRLTSSRIDIDLDRGQVTLDGRDAGLSAKEHDLLAHLAANADRAVTRAELFASVWAQADLGADSRTVDAHVRRLRKKLAAAPDLISTVRGEGYRFNSTPAVRVRLTRPVALAA; from the coding sequence ATGACCCTCGTCAACACTCCCGACACCTCCGCCGCCTCGACGGACGCTCCGACCTCCTACGAAGACTTCCTTGATGTTCTGGCCGGGCTGCGACTCACCTCCTCGCGCATCGACATCGACCTCGACCGTGGACAGGTCACCCTTGACGGACGGGACGCCGGCCTGTCCGCCAAGGAACACGACCTCCTCGCCCACCTGGCCGCCAACGCAGACCGTGCGGTGACGCGCGCCGAGCTCTTTGCCTCCGTGTGGGCGCAGGCCGACTTGGGAGCCGACTCCCGCACCGTCGACGCTCACGTCCGTCGCTTGCGCAAGAAGCTCGCCGCCGCCCCCGATCTGATCTCCACGGTCCGCGGAGAAGGCTACCGCTTCAACTCCACCCCGGCCGTGCGCGTGCGCCTCACCCGGCCCGTCGCACTGGCCGCCTAA
- the orn gene encoding oligoribonuclease: protein MTGLDVANDALIEVAVVVTDGDLSIVDPGMDVLITPPACALENMNDFVRNMHTSSGLLTELARSGVSMEEATEQVLSYIKRFVPQPGKALLAGNSVGTDKMFLEANMPSVIEHLHYRLVDVSSIKELAKRWYRSAFAEAPVKHGGHRALADILESIQELEYYRRVLFPAQPVPTDRARAVAREVVSLGIAPADHAQ from the coding sequence ATGACCGGCCTGGACGTCGCGAATGACGCCCTCATCGAAGTGGCCGTCGTCGTTACCGACGGTGACTTGTCGATCGTCGACCCCGGCATGGACGTCCTCATTACGCCACCCGCCTGCGCCCTGGAGAACATGAACGACTTCGTGCGCAACATGCACACCAGCTCCGGGCTGCTGACCGAGCTCGCCAGGAGCGGGGTGTCCATGGAGGAAGCGACCGAACAGGTCCTGTCCTACATCAAGCGTTTCGTGCCCCAGCCGGGCAAGGCGCTGCTGGCCGGTAACTCGGTGGGCACGGACAAGATGTTCCTCGAGGCCAACATGCCCTCCGTCATCGAGCACCTGCACTACCGTCTCGTCGACGTGTCCTCCATCAAGGAGCTGGCAAAGCGCTGGTATCGCTCGGCCTTTGCCGAGGCGCCCGTCAAGCACGGGGGACACCGCGCGCTGGCCGACATCCTGGAGTCCATTCAGGAGTTGGAGTACTACCGCCGTGTCCTCTTCCCGGCGCAGCCCGTGCCAACCGACAGGGCGCGAGCGGTCGCCCGAGAGGTCGTCTCGCTGGGAATCGCCCCCGCCGACCACGCCCAGTAG
- a CDS encoding single-stranded DNA-binding protein: MMQDTATTLRGRIGSDPIMKHVKDTCVTTFRMAITRWRFASEARPGAASYVEDGAHWYTIETWDTLAQNVFRSCRKGDPVIVVARPVPNGWVDAAGEVRSSIVFRACALGHDLARGYARFTKNQVISLAEPSAGTADDPFSTRPGQPGEIPTDARENTHGADGKDTSEADQVEEGAGESADGADAPSRRVDGQAGESAGAAQPGEKDVRAPGAPAKDSDLLPAEDAPAEPVAAIAGTPGARFDYGVTRSSRGTELLASAITT, from the coding sequence ATGATGCAAGACACGGCGACAACTCTGAGGGGACGCATCGGATCAGATCCGATCATGAAGCACGTCAAGGACACGTGCGTGACGACCTTTCGGATGGCGATCACTCGCTGGCGCTTTGCCAGCGAGGCGCGCCCCGGGGCAGCCTCCTACGTGGAGGACGGAGCCCACTGGTACACCATCGAAACCTGGGACACGCTTGCGCAGAACGTGTTTCGCAGCTGCCGCAAGGGCGATCCCGTCATCGTGGTCGCACGGCCAGTTCCCAACGGCTGGGTCGACGCGGCGGGCGAGGTGCGTTCGTCGATTGTCTTTCGAGCCTGCGCGCTCGGACACGACCTGGCCAGGGGATACGCGCGCTTCACGAAGAACCAGGTGATCAGCCTCGCCGAACCGTCGGCGGGTACGGCCGATGACCCCTTCTCGACCAGGCCGGGGCAGCCGGGAGAGATTCCCACCGACGCGCGGGAGAATACGCACGGAGCGGACGGGAAAGACACCTCGGAAGCCGATCAGGTGGAGGAGGGCGCTGGGGAAAGCGCGGATGGGGCGGATGCCCCCTCAAGACGCGTCGATGGCCAAGCGGGGGAAAGCGCGGGGGCAGCGCAACCAGGTGAGAAGGATGTGAGGGCGCCCGGGGCTCCCGCGAAGGACAGCGACCTGCTCCCTGCCGAGGATGCGCCCGCTGAGCCCGTGGCTGCAATCGCGGGTACGCCCGGAGCGCGTTTCGACTACGGCGTGACCCGGTCGTCCCGGGGAACCGAATTGCTGGCGTCGGCGATCACGACGTGA
- a CDS encoding holo-ACP synthase: MRGLGVDLVSLPEFAAQVGAPGSTFLAGVLTPREARRVRSRAAATSGARDGSARYDEAVARHAGGLWAAKEAFIKAWSCALFGSPPLLGIDEVDWREIEVLHDEWDRPAITLHGAVARACETSLGAASSWRVLVSISHDGPCAIAHVVIADASNSVPRDDRVTP, encoded by the coding sequence GTGCGCGGACTCGGCGTCGACCTGGTGTCCCTCCCTGAGTTTGCCGCTCAGGTGGGGGCGCCGGGTTCAACCTTCCTGGCCGGCGTCCTGACGCCCAGGGAGGCTCGTCGGGTCCGCTCCCGCGCGGCTGCGACGTCCGGCGCGCGAGACGGTTCCGCCCGCTATGACGAGGCGGTGGCCCGTCACGCGGGGGGCCTGTGGGCCGCGAAGGAAGCCTTCATCAAGGCGTGGTCGTGCGCCCTGTTTGGGTCCCCTCCCCTCCTCGGCATCGACGAGGTGGACTGGCGCGAGATCGAGGTCCTTCACGACGAATGGGATCGCCCCGCCATCACGCTGCACGGCGCCGTCGCACGAGCGTGCGAGACGAGCCTCGGGGCGGCTTCCTCGTGGAGGGTGTTGGTCTCGATCAGTCACGACGGCCCCTGCGCGATCGCTCACGTCGTGATCGCCGACGCCAGCAATTCGGTTCCCCGGGACGACCGGGTCACGCCGTAG